A segment of the Gossypium hirsutum isolate 1008001.06 chromosome D10, Gossypium_hirsutum_v2.1, whole genome shotgun sequence genome:
AACACCAGGTTTTACAGCAAACGTTGTGTAGGACTAGCTCCATGGAATTGAGAATCAGAACCGCCACAAAAGAAGCTTTGAATGATATTCAAAAAGGAAGAACTGTATGTGTTTGTGGAAAATCCTCAACGGCGGAAAATTGTAAGAGTTGTCTCATGAGAGAAGTTTCTAGCCGTCTCCAAAATGCCGGTTTCAACAGTGCCGTTTGCCGGTCTAAATGGCGTAGCTCCCCAGATATCCCATCAGGTACATATCTATATATGAATTAAAAGATGAATTTCTTTGTCATGGtgggtttttgttttgtttttaatgggatttatttattttctcgcAGGGGAACATAGTTTCTTGGATGtgatagaaaatacaaggaaaggGGAAGTAAGGGTAATAATAGAGTTGAATTTCAGAGCTGAATTTGAGATCGCAAGAGCTAGTGAAGATTACAATCGGCTAGTACAAAGATTACCAGAAGTTTTCGTAGGTAAAGTAGAAAGATTAAACAATGTGATCAAAATCTTGTGTTCGGCTGCCAAGAAATGcatgaaggaaaagaaaatgcATATGGGGCCATGGAGGAAACAAAGATACATGCAGGCCAAGTGGCTTAAATCATGCGAAAGGAATACATCGACACAATCGTTGCCGGTTGGACGTTCCGGTGACCGGTTGACGAAGCCGAGGGCATCAATGTTAACAGTAGATTTGTTGGGGAAGTTGTCCAATGTGCGTTGTACAGCACTTGAGGTtgtatgaaga
Coding sequences within it:
- the LOC107944582 gene encoding uncharacterized protein gives rise to the protein MARVATRIPWNHRNLAYGCPEFKFPEQPDPVTPDIELEFLEDSDQGVLGNCNGDKFRGNNNDGIVGDGVDDDDDEKENDGGNDENSKSFWESQHQVLQQTLCRTSSMELRIRTATKEALNDIQKGRTVCVCGKSSTAENCKSCLMREVSSRLQNAGFNSAVCRSKWRSSPDIPSGEHSFLDVIENTRKGEVRVIIELNFRAEFEIARASEDYNRLVQRLPEVFVGKVERLNNVIKILCSAAKKCMKEKKMHMGPWRKQRYMQAKWLKSCERNTSTQSLPVGRSGDRLTKPRASMLTVDLLGKLSNVRCTALEVV